The sequence below is a genomic window from Nostoc flagelliforme CCNUN1.
TGAGAATCGTTAATGTACTCTAAAACTTTCTGAGTACTAACTTTTCCTGTGGTGTCAAACATATATGAATGTGTCCACCTAGGAAGCTTCATTAATTCTGGAAATTCTTGCCGCAAATATCTTGATGAGCGACCTTTAAACGCTTTCACTACTTGAGATATCGAATGATGCGGGTCATATTCAACTAGTAAATGAAAATGTAGAGACGGTAAATTTTCCGCCTCTACAAAGCTAAATTTTCACAGCTTGACTTGCTGCAAATGACTGCGGGGATTATAAGTACGTATTGCCCGGATTTTTTCATAATATTCCCGCTCTTGCTGGCTGAGGTCTTTTGGTGGTGCGATGGCCACCTTCACCAGCTGATCGCCGCGTCCACCCTTGGCGAGGGGCCAACCTTTGCCACGTAAACGCAGCGATTGACCAGAACGCACTCCTGCTGGTAGCTTGACATTAACTAAACCATCGGGAGTCGGTACATCAATAGACGCTCCTAAAGTAGCTTCATCTGGCGTGATTGGCACTTCGCACACCAAGTTATCGCCTTCCATTTGGAAGAACGAGTGCGGCTGAAATTCGACTTTTAAGTATAAATCCCCTCGTTGCTGAGTCATCGGGTTGATTTGACCTTTGCCCCGCACGCGCAGACGAGTACCAGGTTTAGCGCCAGATGGGATACGAACATCAATTGTTTCGTTACCTAAACTGAAGCGCTTTTGCACACCGTTAAATGCTTCAGCAAAAGTTAAAGTAATTGCAGCTTCACTATCTTGGGAAGTACTTGTACTTGCATCACCAAAACCATAATCGTTAAAGTTGCCGCTAAAACCACTCGTCGCACCTGTAGTACTGCGGTAAGAGTAATTTTGTGAGTAATTTGAGTAATTATTAGTTTGTTGTGAGTAACTTTGTCGCCCACCACGAGGAGTAGCACCACCAAAGCGTCCTAGCAACTCATTAATGAACTCATCAAAATTTCCGTATTGACTGAAGTCAAAGCCACCCATATCAACACCAGCGCCGCCAGATGAAAAACCTTCACCAGCCTGTTTCCAATATTGACCGAATTGGTCGTATTTTTTGCGTTTATCTGGGTCTGACACAACTTCGTAGGCTTCGCTAACTTCTTTGAAGCGTGCTTCTGCCTGTTTGTTATTTGGGTTGACATCAGGGTGATATTTGCGGGCTAGTTTACGAAAGGCTTGCTTAATCTCGTCTTGAGTGGCAGTCTTACTAACTCCCAAAATTGCGTAATAGTCTTTGAAGTCGGTTGCAGCCATCTATCTACCAGCCTCCTATAGAAATTCCTGTTATGTTTTTTTAAGATAAAAGATGTTAGTTTGCCCGGTATAGTGCCAAAGCATTGAGAATCTGACTTTAAATTAACAAAGAATATAGAAAATCAAGTGTGGTTCTCGCTCAACAAGCGATCGCAATTTCCGTACTTCGATTTTTCTGATAAGCGGATCAGGTTGTCTAGTCCCTCTTCTAGGCTTGGGGGGGCATCCCGGAGTTGACGGTGCATCCGCAAAATAATTTCTTCAGGAACTTGGCGCGATCGCCTTTTATTACGTGCTAAACACAGCCACACTGGCGTATCCACCCAAATTGCCGTAATGTAGGTAAAACCCGATTCACAGGCTAAAGCAATAACTTCACGGCGATGACGGCGCTGGGCATTGGTGGCATCGAAAATAGCTGTATTATTTGTAGAAATAGCTTGCTGAAATTGCCGTCCTACTTCCCGCCAAATCACCAGCCACGGCCCTTGAATAGCTTGGGAACCGAACAGTTGCCCCCGGATGCCATCCGTAGAAATCAGTGGCATCTGGGGGCATTCTGTCAGTAATTGTTTAGCGAAAGTTGACTTACCGCTACCTGGAAGACCAATCAGTAAAAGAAGTGAGGAGTGAGAAGTTAGGAGTGAAGAATTAAAAGTGAGGAGTGAGGAGTAATCATAATTTTTAGTCATTAACTCATAACTCCTAACTCCTAACTCCTAACTATTAAATAATGGTTCCATCAGCAATTACAGCATTTTTCAGCACAACGACGATGCCACTGCGGATGTAGAAACCTTGACTTTCGCGGTCAGCTTCTTGCACAT
It includes:
- a CDS encoding DnaJ C-terminal domain-containing protein, whose protein sequence is MAATDFKDYYAILGVSKTATQDEIKQAFRKLARKYHPDVNPNNKQAEARFKEVSEAYEVVSDPDKRKKYDQFGQYWKQAGEGFSSGGAGVDMGGFDFSQYGNFDEFINELLGRFGGATPRGGRQSYSQQTNNYSNYSQNYSYRSTTGATSGFSGNFNDYGFGDASTSTSQDSEAAITLTFAEAFNGVQKRFSLGNETIDVRIPSGAKPGTRLRVRGKGQINPMTQQRGDLYLKVEFQPHSFFQMEGDNLVCEVPITPDEATLGASIDVPTPDGLVNVKLPAGVRSGQSLRLRGKGWPLAKGGRGDQLVKVAIAPPKDLSQQEREYYEKIRAIRTYNPRSHLQQVKL
- a CDS encoding AAA family ATPase; amino-acid sequence: MTKNYDYSSLLTFNSSLLTSHSSLLLLIGLPGSGKSTFAKQLLTECPQMPLISTDGIRGQLFGSQAIQGPWLVIWREVGRQFQQAISTNNTAIFDATNAQRRHRREVIALACESGFTYITAIWVDTPVWLCLARNKRRSRQVPEEIILRMHRQLRDAPPSLEEGLDNLIRLSEKSKYGNCDRLLSENHT